AGGTGTAACCGCCGTCAATGACGATGTCGGCACCGGTGGTGTAGGTGCTGGCGTCAGAAACAAGATAGACGTAGGCgcccttgagctccttggcATCGCCGTTGCGGCCCATGGGGATCATGCTCTTCCACAGCTCCTGGGTCTCCTTGGCGACGAAGTCGGACAGGCCCGTGTCGATGTAGCCGGGGGAGATGGAGTTGACGCGGGCGAAGTCGCGCCACTCGTTGGCGAGCGAGCGGGCCATGTGGATGcagccggccttggcgacgttGTACGAGGTCTGCTCCTGCGGGTAGTTGGCGATGTGGCCGGACATGGAGGCCGTGATGACGAAGGAGCCGGTGCCGCGCTCGCGGAAgtgggcgccgacggccttggcgcAGTAGGCGGTGCCGTTAAGGTCGATCTGGATGACGTGGTCCCAGGCCTCCTTGGAgccgtcgatgacgccgcTGTCGGCAGTGGCACCAGCGCTGGGGGGGTTTTGTTAGTATTGAAGCTGACGATACgtggtggtgatggaggtggtgttgatgatgatgatgatgatgatgaggggTTAAAGGCAGCAAAATACAAGCAAAAACTTACTTGGCGATAAAGGCATCAATCTTGCCAAAGTCGGCAATGATCTGCTTGGTGGtcttctcgacgtcgttgtAGTCGCTCACGTTGAGCTTGTAGAtcttgaccttgacgccgtactccttctcgagctcggcggcgttctTCTCGGCGCCCTCCTTGCGGGACGAGTAGGTGATGGCCAGGTCGGCGCCCATCTCGGCGCAGCCGCGGGCGGCCTCAATGCCCATGCCGCGGGGGCCGGAGGcgccggtgacgacgacgaccttgccCTTGAGGCTGAAGAGGTCCAGGAGGCGGGAGGCGGTGGGGATTTCCTGAGGCATGatgggcggtggtggtggtggtggtggtggtgatgtcgaTGTGGCTTGGAAAAggtgtggttgttgttgagtCTACAAAGGTTTTGGGGTATCAAACTTATTGGAGAGAACTATGtagagaggagagaagaagaacggaAAAAGAAGATGATCtgcgagagagggagagaggcagGCTTTGAATATCTGGTCGCTCAAGGTTCTGCTGGAGACGAGATGGGGCTTTCGGGTGGTAATGGTATGATGGAGGGGTAGCTTTGGCATCTGGCCGGCCGTGACGGCATCCCAAAACCCCGCTGATGTCATTGACAcaggcacacacacaaagaGACAGGAGGGGCCTCACTCATCAACAAGAGAGGGGGGAATTGTTGCTGGGGGGGGTTGCTGAAGCTGGGACTTGacagggggggtgggggggcaTGTTCCTGTTCAAAGTGCCCACTACCCACTGCTCAGTGATAAGTTACAGGTAATGGATGGTCGGTCCAGTCTGGCTCGCTCCGGTGGACCTGAATTACTGGGACCCGGATGGGCCGCAGGTACAGTACAGACAGAGTCTTCGTAGATGACATGTACAGGTATTCGGGGGCAGGTTACAGAGTAGGTACACTAGCATGTACCTGAGTAATGCCCGCCTGTGCAGCTTGGACAGCTCATCAATCTGatctttggggggggagCTCACTTGGCGCAACCCATTTCGAACTGCATCCTGTACTGGCCGAGCCGCACCGACAGGAGAGGAGGACCAACCGAATGTCTGATGCCTGTCTGCCACAGTTTGGTCTTCGATAACCACCATGGACGCGTACGGGGCAAGACTTGGGGGGCAAGACTTGGGACTTGGTGTTTGCCTCCTCACCGTCAAAAGCTCACCACAAAACCGGGCACAGAAAGACTCCAAGCTAGGTAGCTGGGCACACAACACCAACTAACACTACTACTCTCTGTCCAGTCCACTCCATTGGAAACTCCCAGGTTCATGGCCAAGACGTGAACGGCTTACTGGGCTCACTCAGCCAAGTCTCCACAAGCCCGagtccaccgccgccaaaaccaccaaccaccaattggcacacacacacacacacacacacacacacacacacacacacacacacacatacacacccCGGCGCTgcagcgcgcgcgcgcatTAGTCAAGGCCTCGCATCGTTGAACCTTCGTCTTTCCACGCTTCAACTCCCGCCAAAATGAGAGACGGCCcggtactctgtactctgtacctgTGCGGGGTATGTACTATATAGTACGCCGgagcgggggaggggggggggggggggggggagccgTCTTTGGTCGTTCTGTCGTAGACGTGTCGTATGCAGGTATTCTGCTCGTACACTCAAGCATCTTGGAACTCGACTCCTGTTTGCCGCGGAGCTGGGCGATGCCGGGCACGGAGGCATGTCGGTGAAGTACAATACACTACATACGTACACACCAAGGCAtcggcggggagggggagcgTGGGGTTCGGGTCGGAGACCGAACGCCCAACGACCGCTCAGTCGAGGCTTTTCTCTTCCAAGTCGCGTCACGTTATACTCTGCGTTGGGTTGGGTGCAGGTAGACTGACAGCTCATGGCTGCGCAGCGTTGTGGGTTTGGAGAGCTGTTGGAAAACTGGAACCATGTGTTGGGGCCGTCGGCGGAACCGTGGAGGGGGccagaggagaggagagcTCGAAGCTGTCTTCCAGTATCCGTATTGTCTGCCCGGCACCCCCCGGCCAGCGATGACCTGTCGCAGTGAGAGGGCATACAGCATCGGCGAGGGCCCGAAGCCATCACGGCCCTGCCTCCGGAAGGCATCAACTTACTACCGGATCCTAGCATACGAAGCCAGGTTGTCTGTCCATGGGAGCCGATCAAGCCTCAGCCCGCATTCGGGCATCTTTGAGGCAACAAAGCTACCAGCCGTCTGTCTGCCAAATATATTCAGCTTTAAAAGTTTGTAAAAGGAGTTCCAACGGTGACGGTGGCAGTGACGGCACCGCTCGATTCCCAATGTCTTTCTGCTTCAGACAGCGAGCTTTCTTCACTTTTGCGTATTGGGCGTGGAGCAGATTTGAGAGTCCCCTTTCCGGACGCACGTCGTTCATCGCTATCAGGGTAATTGCCGTCGCATCACGCCACCAAAGTCTCCTTCATCACGAGAAACTCTCACGACGCCTCATTGTCGTGTTGGTAGAGAGTGCCAGGCCATTGAGTAATTTGAGATTGTGTTTAAAAGATGATGAACCCTCCGCCGcagctcgccggcgacggcacgCTTCCCAGTCAACTACTCAGAAAGACGCACTCTTCCCACCAACTCTTCATCCCGTTCGAAGCCGATCGGGTAGTTAATGAACTCGCAATACCAAACCGCATACGTCCAACTCCCTTACAATCACACCAAATATGCCGAGCGGCACCGCTCCGCAAGCCAGGTCCGCCTCGAGCCTCGAGATGGTGGAACAGGGGCTCCGGAGGACGAACCTCTACCACTCGGCGAGGGGCACCGTCGTCATGCTCGTGCTCCTGTCCATGACCGCCTTCGGCACGCTCGCGGCGGCCCTCAGCAAGATGCGGCCCGGCGACCTCAgccacgacgccgtcgtggccctcgccgtcatcctcgccgtctcccaGAACGCcaccctcctcgtcttcgtccgccACCGCTGCATCAACCCGCCCCCGGCCCACGTCGGCCGGACCGTCCTCTTCTACTACCTCATGTGGATCATCATGcaggccgtcggcttcgtctgCGTCGACCACATGTGGCTGAGCTCCTGGCCCGAGACCGTCAAGAACCTGTGCTCCATGTGGATGCTGCTGAGCATCCTGACCATGGGGCTCTGgaccatcgccatcatctccgccgccagcaggCGGCTCGGCCACCAGTATCCCGAGTTCCGCACGGCCCCGaggcggacggcgacggagcgggtcgagacgagacgtACGGCGCCGGCAGTGGTGAGAGGCGCCaccggcgaggaggctgccGGCATCCAGCCACCGCCGTATGCTGCTGTGCGAGACACTAAGAAGGGGCTTGCTTGAGGTGGTTTTCGGGCTGTTCGAACAAGCAACAGAGTGAAGCGGTCAGAAAGAAATGAAAAGGGGCGAGCGGccagggagagaagagaacGAAAGCGAGCATCACCGTGAAATGGATGTCATTTGCGTGTACCTGGGATCCGACAACCCATACATCAACATGGTTGATATTAATCACAAGAGAACACCAATATAATCCTCAACAAAGTTTGAACTTGTTTGAGCTATGGGTCGCTACGGTCGAGTGCCCGAACAGCGACGGTCCCCTCCACGACTCTACATTCTTTTCAAGAGACATCTGTAGCTCTGTGAACTGTTGACCTCAAAGGATGGTCTTGTCATTGCCTCTGTCGCGCTTCTACTTCCTGAAAGCCGGCCTTTTCAGCCACATCGACGTCGTGGACGATCCTGACGTCCCCGAACAGCTCATCGATTTCTTCCAACGATTTACCTGTGACACGTTAGGGTTCAATGTTTGACCAGgtctggggagggggagggggacagCATTCACCTCGAGTCTCGGGGTAGAAGAAGGCAAATACGACGGCGCAGAAAGTGTTAGTCAGGATGAAAAGAATCTGGAAACCTGGCGTCAGAACTCGGACCGTATCATTTCGGAGCCGCACCGGATCTGCTGCCTACGTAGTACTTCCAGCCGACGGCATCAAGCGCAATGGGGGAGCATTGCGTTATGACCAGGCTGATGGA
The genomic region above belongs to Colletotrichum higginsianum IMI 349063 chromosome 2, whole genome shotgun sequence and contains:
- a CDS encoding short chain dehydrogenase; this encodes MPQEIPTASRLLDLFSLKGKVVVVTGASGPRGMGIEAARGCAEMGADLAITYSSRKEGAEKNAAELEKEYGVKVKIYKLNVSDYNDVEKTTKQIIADFGKIDAFIANAGATADSGVIDGSKEAWDHVIQIDLNGTAYCAKAVGAHFRERGTGSFVITASMSGHIANYPQEQTSYNVAKAGCIHMARSLANEWRDFARVNSISPGYIDTGLSDFVAKETQELWKSMIPMGRNGDAKELKGAYVYLVSDASTYTTGADIVIDGGYTCR